CTAACCAATCTAGTAGACCTGAAATTCCTTCTCCTAAATCTTCACTGTTATCAAAAATATTATGGAATTCCTCTTTCAATGAATGCATTATTCTTAATAAAGGTGACGCCTCCCTGATTTTATCTAATTTATTTTTTTGTTTATCCGTAAGTTTATCTTCAGCTTTTAAGAGCGTAAATTTGTTACCTTTCAAACTATCAAATACTTTTTCTCTTGACTCAATATTTAATTCTAAAGCTGTTTTCTTTTCGTCTACTCTAGCTTGATTGAGCTACTGATGTATCACTTTGGTAACATGGAACCTATCCACCGTCACAACAGCTTTTGAGCAAACTTTATCGACTAAACTTTTATAATTTCCGGTCAGATCCATACTCCAGCACTTCTATTTTTTCTAAAACTTCTTCTCCCCAGGTTTTCAGAAAATTTTCTATGACAACTTGTTTTCTTTCTTTTACTAACCCTATTAATTTTCCCGTATCTATATCTACAAGTACAACAATAAACTTTCCTTGACCTTTAACCAAACTAATTTCATCGATTCCCAACCTTCTTAAATTGCTTAAATCTATTGGCAGAAATTTTTGAGCTACGTCTTCAATCATTGAATTAACCTCTTCATCACTTAATCCATTATTTTCCGCAACATTACTTACACTACTACTAATAACTTGTTTAACAATATTTTCTGCGTATCGATGCGTAAAACTCTTTTTTGTTCCAACAAAATCAAGCTGCTCGCTAAAAGTTTTTCGACATTTTTTACACTTAAATCTTCGTCTATTTAAATTTAGTATTACTTCTTTATCCCCCATCGGTAAATCTTTGACTAAATGGCTTTGATTCTGGTGTAGATGTCTTGACTTTGTACCACAGTGTGGACATACTGCACTTTTTTCCTTTTTACTTACTGATAAAATTAATACCAAACCTTCTTGTATACTGGATTCCACCGTTACGCCTGGTAAGTTTAAGAGTTGAGTAAGGACTCTTTTCATAATTAACTTTACTGAAATATAAATAGATATGCTAATATTTTAGCACGTTAAGTACGCAAGAACCCGTCACGCACCCTAGGATTATTAATGTGCCAGTTGCGTAAGTCCTAATGACTTCTTGTCAGCCTTATAATCACCTCATATTCGGTCGAATTACCGTAGTTTATGAAAACTAAACAAAATATTACACGAATAGCTATAAAAAGCAAGTCTTTAGACAGATGATTTTTTGGCGTTTTGAGGTTAATAGCAATTCTATGTGAGGCTGCACATTAACGCCCTCAGGCTAGAAGTCTGGGGCTACCAGAACAAAGCCTGCCGACCCAGGCTAATTATGTGCATCTTCATCGAGAATTGGTATAAGCAACACTTGAAAAGTGTATGAGGTGCAAGGTCTTTGATCAAGGTTGATGATTTGAGCAGCAATTGACTATTAAAAGTCACATAAAACCATCGTGTTTTAGGACTTTAAAAATTTACAATGTAGCGAAAGTTATTGTTTGAATTTAAAACAAAATATCTATTTTTTCTAATTTAGAGAAAATAAATGTCATGCTACAATCACAACAAAATTGTCTAAAAATCTAGCTAGCAAATAAGATTACAGTAGCTAAATAGCCTAGCAATATTTAATTTGCCCTGCTTTATCTATGATAATTTCCCACAAAAAACCAATTATTTCAACATAGAACAAACTCATCAATCAATGTGCAAATATCATCATGAAGTACGTTACTAGTTTCTTTAGCACTGTGTTTGCTGTTAGTGCTGGACTGTGGTTACTACCTCAAACGGTAGGTAATGCAGTTACTTTAAGAGATGGGACGATCGCCTTTACCGAACCACCGCGTTTAGTGAGTGCGACAACACCATACAATGATACAAACACGTGGGATACCACATACTATTTCACCCTAGAAGTGCCTGCGACGGCTGGGGAACCACTGCAACAGGTTACTTTTAATCAAATACAGGGGATTGAACAAATTCAATTTAATCATCAAGATACCTTTGCTTTTGAGGGAACACGCGATCGCCAGGGAACAAAACTAGCACTCAACAATGTCACAATTGACCAAAAACAACAAACTGTTACAGTCAAGTTTGATTCTCCTGTTACACCAGGTAAAACGGTCACTATTGGATTGCGAACTTTCCGCAATCCAACTGGTGAAGGCGTCTATTTATTTGGTGTGACAGCATTCCCCGTTGGACAAAAAACTGTAGGTCAATATCTCGGCACTGGTCGCCTACAATTTTACTCTGATACTTCCTCAGGTAATTAATTTTATCTGAACTATTAGGTAAAAAATCTCTAATTTAAGCTGTGGAGGATAGGTATAAATCTATCCTCTGTTTTCTTTTTTGGTAAGATTTAGGTACTCTAGAAGCTTTGTAATTATTAATATCAATAAATCTTAATTGCCTCTTGTTTTTTAACCCAATCTGTGTAAACCTTATAAACATATACTACTGTAACTTGATAGAGTTACCGTAGTATTAGGAGTAAATACGTGGGTTGCCTGATAGACTCAAAATTTAGTTCTCTTTTGTCAATTAATAGCATTTAGTACAACGGTTGTTAAAAGCTATGTCTGAGCCACGCTATGGGATTTGGATTCCAGTTTACGGCAATTGTGGCGCGATGAACCACCCTCTTGAACCTCGTGATGCCAGCTACTCACGGGCGAAAGATTTGCTCGATCTGGCTGAACAGTCTGGTTTTACTACCACTTTGATTGCAGAACACATTATTAATCCGAGAAACCAAGAATTAGACCAGCTCGAAACCTGGACAACAGCAGCGGCGTTAGCCGAAGCCACCAATTCTATTGAAATTATCGCCGCTGTTAAGCCCTTACTTTTCCATCCAGCAGTTTTAGCGAAGATGGCACTAGGAATTGATGCTATCAGTGGCGGACGTTTTGCAATCAACTTAGTTAGTGCTTGGTTTAAGCCAGAAATGGAGAAAGCCGGTATATCCTTTCTCCCCCATGATGAACGCTACCGCTATTCCCAAGAGTGGATCAAAGTAGTCAAAGCCCTATGGAGTGGAGAGAAGGTTAACTTCAAAGGAGATTATTTTCAAATTTCTGATTTGAGATTCAATCCACCTCCCGTAGCCAGACCCCATCCCCGCGTGTATTTAGGGGGTGAGTCAGAACCAGCCCAGGCTTTAGCCGCACAAGAAGCCGATGTATTTTTCCTCAATGGTCGTCCTTTAGAAATAATACAACAGACAATTGCCCAGGTTTTGTCACAGGGGTATTCTCGCCCCAAACCTTTAGGCTTTGCCATGTCAGCCTTTGTAATTGCGCGATCGACAAACCAAGAAGCGCAGGAAGAATTTCAACGATTGCAAGCACTAGTAGCGCAAGACGATCGCTCCGAACTGCTTAAAGGCGTTGATTCGGAAGTCGTCATGTTCAAAAACATGGCGAAATACCCAGGTGTGGGGAGTAACGGCGGTACAGCCGCTGGTTTAGTTGGTAGTTATGACACCGTAGCTACTCGAATTGCCGAATTTACCAGAGCAGGAATCGGTACTTTTATGCTGCAATTTCAACCATTTCCCACAGAAATGAGGCGTTTTGCACAGGAAATCATACCGCGAGTCCGGGAGTTAACCGTCAGCAGAGAACAGTATCTAAGTAGGTAATGGCGACTGGGGTCAAAGGTCATTCATTGTCCCCCCATCACCCCATTACCTAATACCCAATACCCAATACCTAAAGGAAACTTTATGACTGCAATCCTCACACGCCCTGCTTGGACAACTGATTTAGAAATTGAAATCTTTGACAGACTGCTTGATCAGCACGCCCCGCATTTGCCGAAAACTCGCCAACAAGAGCCAAGACCCCCAGTAACTGAAGAAGAAATCGAAAATTTCTACCACTTCCGCATTGGCGGTGCAGCTCATGACTTGTTTATTGTTCAAGTCTGCGCCAAGGTAATTGACCAAATTCCTGATCCCGAATTGCAGCTATTTTTAAGCCGACAATTGGGGGATGATGGCGCCCATGCTGAAAATACTCGGCGGCGTGTCCAAGCCTTATCGGGACGGGACCCCATTGATGATATCCAAAAGCAAGTGGACAAGCATTGGGAATATATGGGAGATTTGCCGATTCGTAATTGGCAAGGTTTCTTGTCCTTTGAGCTGCACTACGAACTTCATATTGTGGCTTTGTTATTGCTGAATAGCCGTACCACCAACATCAACGACCCCCTATCAGGAAAGTTTGCCGCCGAGAGAATTTTACCAGATGAAGCTGTTCATCGTTTAGGAGTTGTCGCTTGGTGGCAACGCAAATTTGACCAAGCCTCAACCGCAGAAAAAGAGGATTTAATAGCACAAGTCCTATTCGTGGATGAAGAAGGTCAAAGGCGACGGAATCCCTACCTGAAGGAGCATTGGCAACTTACCCATCGCGCTATTGGTAGTGAAATTGCGACTTTACCTGTCATTTATGATGCATGGCGTCAGGAAGTCCTATCTTACTTTCTGGATATTCCTGTTTCTAAACTCCCCAAACTTGTGAGCGTTAACGATTAACTGGGTATGGGGCATAGGGCATGGGGCATGGGGCATAGGGCACAATCTCTCACCCCATCCCCCCATCCCCCCCTCCCCCCCTCTCCCCATCTCCCCCTCTCTCTCTCCCATTCACCAAGGAGAATTTATGACTGCAAGCTTAACCCGTAGTTGGAATGTAGAGTTTGAAAAACAAAATCTGGAGCAACTGTTTAACCAGCACGCTCCTCATATACCCTTAATTCGTCAACAGGCTAGTCGTCCGCCACAAACAGAAGCAGAAAAAGCCAATTTCTATGAATATTGGGCTGCTACAGGTGGTCACGATTTATTTATTGTGCAAGCTGCTAGTAAGGCCATTTGGTTGATTCCTGACCCAGATTTGCATTTAATTTTGAGCAGACAAATTGGTGATGATGGCGCCCATGCGATCGCCTTTCGCGAGAGAATTATTGCTCTGACTGGACGTGATCCCATTAAAGATATCCAACGGGAAGCCCAACGCCATTGGGATTTTTTAGAAGATGTACCCTATCGCAACTGGCTTGGGTTCATCGCTTGGGAACTGCACTACGAACACCATATTTTACCCCAAGTTTGGTTTAATAAACTCACATCGCTTATCGGTGATGAAGAATTAGCCCACAGAAGTCAGGAGCAATTTAACGATGATGAAGCGATTCACCGCATAACAATCGCTAATTGGTGGCGCAAAAAGTTTGAGCAAGCTTCACCTAGCGAACAATCGGAACTTGCTGCACAATTGTTAGAACTTGATGAAGAAATTCAACAACGGCGTGCGCCTTACATTAAACAGCGCTGGCTTGATGCGGAAAACTTTAATGGTGCTAACACCAAGGGTATTGAACCAGTATACGATGCTTGGCGAAAACAGGTGATTTCTTACCTGCTTGATATCCCCAATCCCCAGCTTTCTGGCTCTTCCGTACTTAGCGTGCTGAATTTGTGAAAAAATAAGTTTAAAACCCTTGACTGGCTCAGATAAAAGCCATTATTTTTTGTATTTGAGCTAGTGTTACTAAAAATTAAATTATAAACGCCCGTAAGCCTTATTGTTAAAGCAATTTAATCGACTTTAATTAATAATTAAGCACGCTACGCACGCAAGAGCCGAAATTCTGAAATGATTACATTTACTGATGTCCGCAAAATCTATCACCAAGGGGAACAAAAAGTAGTAGCCCTAGATGGCGTCAGCCTTCACGTCAAAGCAGGTGAGATTTTTGGTGTTTTAGGACAAAGTGGAGCAGGAAAAAGCACCTTAATTCGCTGTGTGAATCAATTAGAAAAGCCTACATCCGGTTCAGTCACCGTAGACGGACAAGAGATAACCAAACTTTCTGGCGCCAAGTTACGCCAAAGCCGTCAGCACATAGGTATGATTTTCCAACACTTCAACTTACTAAGTTCCAGAACTGTGGCCGAAAACATCGCCTTACCCTTGGAAGTGATTGGTTACAGCAAACTGAAACGACGGGCGAAAGTTGAAGAATTAATCTCACTCGTTGGCTTATCAGGTAGGGCTAACGCTTATCCAGCGCAGCTTTCGGGGGGTCAAAAACAGCGGGTGGGTATTGCGAGAGCTTTAGCTGGGGAACCGAAAGTGTTACTTTCCGATGAAGCAACTTCCGCACTCGATCCGCAAACTACGCGATCAATTTTAGAACTACTGCGCGACCTTAACAAGCGTATGGGGTTAACAATTTTGTTAATTACCCATGAAATGGGGGTAGTCAAACAAATTTGCGACAGTGTAGCGGTACTCCATGCTGGCAAAATTGTCGAACAGGGACAAGTCAGTGATTTGATAGCCAAGCCAGACTCGTTTCTGTCCCAAGAAGTTTTTCCCCGTCGCAATGGATATACACCGCGTGCTGGTGCTGTGTTAGCAACCATCGCCTTTGCGGGAGAACAAGCCAATCAGCCGATATTCGCCACTTTAGCACGTCGTTTTGATGTGGATATTAATATCCTCAGCGGTAGTGTGGAAACCATCGGTAATCAACGTGTTGGTCAGTTTCATATCGAACTAGATGGGGAAAATATCGCCCAAGCTTTGGAATATTTACACGAGTCAGAGTTTGCAGTGGAGGTTCATTAATGCAAGGACAGGAATTGCTGTTTAGTCTTTGGCTAGCTACTGGTGAAACTTTTTACATGGTCTTGACATCAGCCTTAATCGCTGTGCTTTTAGGTTTGCCTTTGGGTTTATTGTTGGTGATGACTGGCCCTGGTAACTTACTAGATTATCCCAAATTGCACAAAGGATTAAGTGCTGTTGTTAATACTGGGCGCTCATTTCCGTTTATTATTTTGTTAGCTTTCGCGCCTTAGCCTGGCACCATAACTGTACTCAGTTTGGTGTCGGGATATAAGGCGATTAATTACGAAACGCCCCAATTACCAATATTAGCCATAGGCTGATTCGGTAATTGGGGCAGTTGAGTAATTAATAATCTTTTGTTTTATTTTGGCTTGTCTTGGGATTCAACATAGTTGACTTTTCCTTCTCGATACTTTATAGTAATAAACGTCAACACTAAATGCAATCAAGTAGGTGATTTCCTTATACTGCTTAACTATCAGTACCGCGCTTATCCAGACACCAAGCAAAAAATCCAGCTAAACAATTGGTTAAGAATTTGTCGATACTGGTACAACAGGCAGTTAGGAGACAGGTTCGACTGGTATCAGTATAATCGGACTGCAATTAATTTTTGTCCGTTAATTTGTTCAATACCAAAATTACGAGACAACCCCGACTATTACTCACAAAAAAAACAACTTCCTGTTATTAAGTCCGACTTGATAAAGGTAAGTCATTCTGGTGAACTACTAGACTTTACAAGTGTTCCATCTCAGACATTACAGGATGTATCCAAGCGTGTAGACTTGGCTTTTTCTCGCTTTATTGAAGGTGATTACAAAGGAAATCGTAGTGGCAAACCTCGTTTTAAAAATGCTGCGCGTTATCGCACAATAAAAATTGAAGGTCAAGCTATTACTGTCGAACGTGTTGAGCAAGAATGGCTATTTTTGTCATTTTCAAAATTAAAAGGCTGGGTAAAGGTGCGTTTACATCGCCCATTACCTAATGGATTTATTTTAAAAAATGCTCTTTTGACAAAAAAGGCGGATGGGTGGTACGTAACCATTTGTTTGTCAGACCCAAATATTCCTACCTTTACACCTGATGAAATTGCTCCAACTTGGGAAAACAGTCTTGGATTGGATGCAGTATTACATGAAGATGATTATTTGGCAACTTCAGAGAATACCAAGCTACCATCGCTAAAATCTTTCTCTAAGTCCGAAAAGAGACTAGCAGATATATCCAAACGTAAATCCACCAAGAAAAAGGGCAGTAAATCACGCCGTAAATTAGCTAAAAAAGAAGCAAAAGAACATCAACGTATTGCCAGAGCTAGAATTGACCATGCTTTTAAAACTGCCCATACCTTGCTCAAAACTGGGAAGAAAGTTTTTGTATATGAAGATTTAAATTTAAGAGCTTTATCAAAGAAAAATAAAGCCAAACAAGATGAAAATGGGAAATATTTACCCAACGGTCAATCAGCTAAATCAGGATTAAATAAATCCTGGAACGATGCTGCATTTGGACAATTTTTCACAATCCTAGAATACATAGCCCGAAAAGCTGGAACTAGGACAATAGCAGTCAAACCTGCATACACATCTCAATTGCTTGCGTATCGTGATGAATTTATCTTCACTGATTGCAACATTCGTAATTATTGGGACGAAAAAGAATCGCTTTTGGTTGATAGGGATATTAATGCCGCTATCAACGTAAAGCGCGTTGGGCTGGGACTGTTCCCAACGATAAAACGCCGTAAAGGGAATCCGGTAGTGGATGGTTCTACTACTAATAGTACCTCTAAGGAAGTTCTGGCAGCATTGCGAAATGTACCAGAAGCCTATACCGTATTTGGTACTCCAAATCGGTGTAGGTAGTTCACTAGTTTTAACACCATTAACGCGATTAATTGTTGGGACATCCATCGGTAGCACTGCCGCGTTAGTACCCCTGACTCTCGCCGCCATCCCATTTTTTGCCCGAATTGCCGAAACCAGCCTCTTAGAAGTAGATAAGGGACTTGTAGAAGCAGCCCAGGCTATGGGTTGTAACTATTGGCAAATCATCTTTAAAGTCCTGATTCCCGAAGCCTTCCCATCTTTAGTATTGGGTGGCACAATCCTCATCGTGAGTTTACTTAATTCTTCGGCAATGGCTGGGGCGGTCGGTGGCGGTGGATTAGGTAATTTGGCAATTCAATATGGCTACCAACGGTTTGATGTTGGGGTGATGTTTTCTACTATTGCGACATTGATTGTCCTGGTACAGATTATACAGCTTGTAGGCGATCGCCTGGCACAGCAGATGCGAAAGAAATAGGACAAGGGAGAGAAGGGACGTAATAACAAATGACAACTAACAACTGACAAAAAAGGAGTTGAACAGATGTTTTTTGGTCAAATTGAGAGAGAATGCTTGGATAACGAATTTTGGTCACTCTCGTACAAGACTAAATTACCAGAGCGTCTACAGTTGTTAGTTGATCAAGAACAGGGAATATGCGATATCTGGGAATACCAGCAACAGCCTAATGATTTGCTTCGGTCTCGCAACAGGGCAAACAAGGCGATTGTGAAACCAGATTAAGTC
The Gloeotrichia echinulata CP02 DNA segment above includes these coding regions:
- a CDS encoding transposase family protein, whose translation is MKRVLTQLLNLPGVTVESSIQEGLVLILSVSKKEKSAVCPHCGTKSRHLHQNQSHLVKDLPMGDKEVILNLNRRRFKCKKCRKTFSEQLDFVGTKKSFTHRYAENIVKQVISSSVSNVAENNGLSDEEVNSMIEDVAQKFLPIDLSNLRRLGIDEISLVKGQGKFIVVLVDIDTGKLIGLVKERKQVVIENFLKTWGEEVLEKIEVLEYGSDRKL
- a CDS encoding transposase, producing MTFPSRYFIVINVNTKCNQVGDFLILLNYQYRAYPDTKQKIQLNNWLRICRYWYNRQLGDRFDWYQYNRTAINFCPLICSIPKLRDNPDYYSQKKQLPVIKSDLIKVSHSGELLDFTSVPSQTLQDVSKRVDLAFSRFIEGDYKGNRSGKPRFKNAARYRTIKIEGQAITVERVEQEWLFLSFSKLKGWVKVRLHRPLPNGFILKNALLTKKADGWYVTICLSDPNIPTFTPDEIAPTWENSLGLDAVLHEDDYLATSENTKLPSLKSFSKSEKRLADISKRKSTKKKGSKSRRKLAKKEAKEHQRIARARIDHAFKTAHTLLKTGKKVFVYEDLNLRALSKKNKAKQDENGKYLPNGQSAKSGLNKSWNDAAFGQFFTILEYIARKAGTRTIAVKPAYTSQLLAYRDEFIFTDCNIRNYWDEKESLLVDRDINAAINVKRVGLGLFPTIKRRKGNPVVDGSTTNSTSKEVLAALRNVPEAYTVFGTPNRCR
- a CDS encoding transposase, whose amino-acid sequence is MESREKVFDSLKGNKFTLLKAEDKLTDKQKNKLDKIREASPLLRIMHSLKEEFHNIFDNSEDLGEGISGLLDWLEKAEPYYQKSVKTIKRWFGEIIGYFERKTTNGVVEGINNKLKLIKRSGFGLRNFRNFEIRALLSWHYNINLAR
- a CDS encoding ABC transporter permease subunit, which encodes MVLQIGVGSSLVLTPLTRLIVGTSIGSTAALVPLTLAAIPFFARIAETSLLEVDKGLVEAAQAMGCNYWQIIFKVLIPEAFPSLVLGGTILIVSLLNSSAMAGAVGGGGLGNLAIQYGYQRFDVGVMFSTIATLIVLVQIIQLVGDRLAQQMRKK
- a CDS encoding ATP-binding cassette domain-containing protein: MITFTDVRKIYHQGEQKVVALDGVSLHVKAGEIFGVLGQSGAGKSTLIRCVNQLEKPTSGSVTVDGQEITKLSGAKLRQSRQHIGMIFQHFNLLSSRTVAENIALPLEVIGYSKLKRRAKVEELISLVGLSGRANAYPAQLSGGQKQRVGIARALAGEPKVLLSDEATSALDPQTTRSILELLRDLNKRMGLTILLITHEMGVVKQICDSVAVLHAGKIVEQGQVSDLIAKPDSFLSQEVFPRRNGYTPRAGAVLATIAFAGEQANQPIFATLARRFDVDINILSGSVETIGNQRVGQFHIELDGENIAQALEYLHESEFAVEVH
- a CDS encoding LLM class flavin-dependent oxidoreductase — translated: MSEPRYGIWIPVYGNCGAMNHPLEPRDASYSRAKDLLDLAEQSGFTTTLIAEHIINPRNQELDQLETWTTAAALAEATNSIEIIAAVKPLLFHPAVLAKMALGIDAISGGRFAINLVSAWFKPEMEKAGISFLPHDERYRYSQEWIKVVKALWSGEKVNFKGDYFQISDLRFNPPPVARPHPRVYLGGESEPAQALAAQEADVFFLNGRPLEIIQQTIAQVLSQGYSRPKPLGFAMSAFVIARSTNQEAQEEFQRLQALVAQDDRSELLKGVDSEVVMFKNMAKYPGVGSNGGTAAGLVGSYDTVATRIAEFTRAGIGTFMLQFQPFPTEMRRFAQEIIPRVRELTVSREQYLSR
- a CDS encoding DUF2808 domain-containing protein, with the protein product MKYVTSFFSTVFAVSAGLWLLPQTVGNAVTLRDGTIAFTEPPRLVSATTPYNDTNTWDTTYYFTLEVPATAGEPLQQVTFNQIQGIEQIQFNHQDTFAFEGTRDRQGTKLALNNVTIDQKQQTVTVKFDSPVTPGKTVTIGLRTFRNPTGEGVYLFGVTAFPVGQKTVGQYLGTGRLQFYSDTSSGN